Proteins from a genomic interval of Sugiyamaella lignohabitans strain CBS 10342 chromosome C, complete sequence:
- the APM1 gene encoding Apm1p (Mu1-like medium subunit of the AP-1 complex; binds clathrin; involved in clathrin-dependent Golgi protein sorting; the AP-1 complex is the clathrin-associated protein complex; GO_component: GO:0030121 - AP-1 adaptor complex [Evidence IPI,ISS] [PMID 10564262]; GO_component: GO:0030131 - clathrin adaptor complex [Evidence IEA]; GO_component: GO:0030665 - clathrin-coated vesicle membrane [Evidence IEA]; GO_component: GO:0005905 - coated pit [Evidence IEA,IEA]; GO_component: GO:0016023 - cytoplasmic membrane-bounded vesicle [Evidence IEA]; GO_component: GO:0031410 - cytoplasmic vesicle [Evidence IEA]; GO_component: GO:0016020 - membrane [Evidence IEA]; GO_function: GO:0030276 - clathrin binding [Evidence IPI,ISS] [PMID 10564262]; GO_process: GO:0006896 - Golgi to vacuole transport [Evidence IMP] [PMID 17003107]; GO_process: GO:0006886 - intracellular protein transport [Evidence IEA]; GO_process: GO:0015031 - protein transport [Evidence IEA]; GO_process: GO:0006810 - transport [Evidence IEA,IEA]; GO_process: GO:0016192 - vesicle-mediated transport [Evidence IEA]; GO_process: GO:0016192 - vesicle-mediated transport [Evidence IPI,ISS] [PMID 10564262]) translates to MVASAIFFLDSKGQPLLWRNYRGDIPMSTVDNFPGLLIQAEDPAYWGNGQSSSLMSGGLAGGASSSLSGANTGLGGSAGPSSSLRIQGPCITYEGINYMYISVNNIYLLALSKKNSDAGVILLFLHNIVSVLKEYFKEVEEESIRDNFVIIYELLDEMMDFGHPQLTDAKILQEYITQESHELQNPSAPDIVTNAVSWRPENIYYKKNELFLDVNESLNVLLNSDGSIIRSEIVGKINVNAYLSGMPILKLGLNDAVRKDSQARRDSIAASADLGAEASSGTVAPNLAASKRARGKYVSMEDVQFHQCVELEQFEKDRTISFVPPDGKFELMSYRVKEFKAKPLFLAETKIDIRSRSRVLVSVKLKSQYRKRSAAENVEVIIPVPPDADSPRFKTSFGTVVYAPELNGIVWKLKNFAGGREVSMNAELQLSSVLDSEATGTSGGVTSFKTNQPVQIKFDIPYLAVSGLQVRYLKVTEPNLKYPSLPWVRYLTQSGDEYSIRLPSRK, encoded by the coding sequence atGGTGGCATCAGctattttctttctggaTAGCAAGGGTCAACCTCTGTTATGGAGAAACTATCGTGGAGATATTCCCATGTCAACTGTAGACAACTTTCCTGGTCTACTGATCCAGGCAGAGGATCCAGCATATTGGGGTAATGGCCAATCTTCCTCGCTCATGTCGGGTGGTCTTGCCGGGGGTGCCAGTTCATCATTATCCGGTGCTAATACCGGTTTGGGTGGTAGTGCAGGACCTAGCTCGTCACTACGAATCCAAGGTCCTTGTATCACTTACGAAGGTATCAATTATATGTATATTTCGGTCAATAATATCTACTTGTTGGCTCTGAGCAAGAAAAACTCCGATGCCGGTGTGatcttgttgtttttgcATAATATTGTATCAGTTCTTAAAGAGTATTTCAAGGAAGTCGAGGAAGAGTCTATTAGAGACAATTTTGTCATTATCTACGAACTACTGGATGAAATGATGGACTTTGGCCATCCTCAGCTGACAGATGCTAAAATCCTGCAGGAGTATATTACTCAGGAAAGTCATGAATTACAGAACCCCAGTGCTCCAGATATCGTTACCAATGCAGTTTCCTGGCGTcctgaaaatatttattataaaaaGAACGAACTATTTCTCGATGTTAATGAGTCATTGAATGTTCTGCTCAACTCCGATGGAAGCATTATCAGAAGTGAGATTGTCGGCAAGATCAATGTTAATGCTTATTTATCAGGCATGCCTATATTGAAACTCGGTTTGAACGATGCCGTGAGAAAAGATTCTCAGGCTCGTCGAGATAGCATTGCGGCAAGTGCCGATTTGGGTGCCGAGGCTAGTTCTGGTACTGTAGCTCCTAATTTAGCAGCCAGTAAAAGAGCCCGTGGTAAATACGTGAGCATGGAAGACGTTCAGTTCCATCAATGTGTTGAGTTAGAACAGTTTGAGAAAGACAGAACTATTTCGTTTGTTCCACCCGACGGTAAATTTGAGCTCATGAGCTATAGAGTCAAGGAGTTTAAAGCGAAGCCTTTATTTTTGGCCGAAACCAAGATCGATATTAGATCGCGAAGTAGAGTCCTAGTATCTGTGAAGCTCAAATCACAGTACCGTAAACGGTCAGCGGCAGAAAACGTCGAAGTTATTATCCCGGTACCTCCTGATGCCGACTCGCCTCGATTCAAAACTAGCTTTGGCACTGTCGTTTATGCCCCCGAGCTCAACGGAATTGTATGGAAACTAAAAAACTTTGCGGGTGGTCGTGAGGTCAGTATGAATGCCGAATTACAGCTGTCGTCTGTACTGGATAGCGAAGCGACTGGTACATCTGGCGGTGTAACAAGTTTTAAGACAAACCAGCCTGTACAAATCAAGTTTGACATTCCATACCTGGCTGTTTCGGGTCTTCAAGTGCGCTACCTAAAAGTCACCGAACCCAACCTCAAGTATCCTAGTTTACCATGGGTCCGTTATCTCACCCAGAGCGGTGACGAGTACTCCATCCGTTTGCCCTCGAGAAAATAA
- the MSS4 gene encoding 1-phosphatidylinositol-4-phosphate 5-kinase (Phosphatidylinositol-4-phosphate 5-kinase; involved in actin cytoskeleton organization and cell morphogenesis; multicopy suppressor of stt4 mutation; GO_component: GO:0005634 - nucleus [Evidence IDA] [PMID 9624177]; GO_component: GO:0005886 - plasma membrane [Evidence IDA] [PMID 9624177]; GO_function: GO:0016308 - 1-phosphatidylinositol-4-phosphate 5-kinase activity [Evidence IEA]; GO_function: GO:0016308 - 1-phosphatidylinositol-4-phosphate 5-kinase activity [Evidence IDA] [PMID 9624177]; GO_function: GO:0016308 - 1-phosphatidylinositol-4-phosphate 5-kinase activity [Evidence IDA] [PMID 9624178]; GO_function: GO:0005524 - ATP binding [Evidence IEA]; GO_function: GO:0016301 - kinase activity [Evidence IEA]; GO_function: GO:0000166 - nucleotide binding [Evidence IEA]; GO_function: GO:0016307 - phosphatidylinositol phosphate kinase activity [Evidence IEA]; GO_function: GO:0016740 - transferase activity [Evidence IEA]; GO_process: GO:0031321 - ascospore-type prospore assembly [Evidence IGI] [PMID 19502581]; GO_process: GO:0046488 - phosphatidylinositol metabolic process [Evidence IEA]; GO_process: GO:0046854 - phosphatidylinositol phosphorylation [Evidence IDA] [PMID 9624177]; GO_process: GO:0046854 - phosphatidylinositol phosphorylation [Evidence IDA] [PMID 9624178]; GO_process: GO:0016310 - phosphorylation [Evidence IEA]), with product MGTSIFTNGDTPFAQGPDRKVIRRPVLSDINRGISVPKYGACAQQENRRPARRSAFAYHKVLILACSSDDSGVSVGSDETLNEPTIWKPIDIVSEKPYCEQSSDTYSAPVDNDDDNCSEWSFEAGDETAFTTRQIESTWSEEDTEATWTAPAASWALSDCPIEVDESDASIESHGDVTLVESPLETTVSDLAESEEITPAKVDEQTLGTTSDAPAPIIEGSCSIDSLVTEIIAVANLFKDLPQLIVSGGLQADPESELPKTAPLALSKSISHTSSDDLVIQVEKVDKSKTPLLLTRAKAKLTSLTGHAAPITKSTLMFNGVQAATYDTSLSSQETLTMENKKYRLDGGAIIKAHSPMVYQNIRTLCGIDYHQFLNSFVLQSDLTKTKSPGKSGSDFLFTPDGKYIIKTIKRKEHNVIANAEFLADYYNHIKAHPNTQLPFYLGNYTLVADGKKTHFIIMKNLLQKETQLIYDLKGSSHDRRAGPRKDNRGRVVFKDLDWTDKRETISMSREDREMLLVQVSEDVNFLKRHNIMDYSLLVGLQSDTRTCEQQPVIGMIDTLCPFSWRKRAETTVKGLIFGRSAIDVVHPSKYGARFLNFVQSAVVPGPGRSVSTRC from the exons atgggtACCTCAATCTTTACCAACG GTGATACTCCATTTGCTCAGGGCCCTGACCGCAAGGTCATTCGTCGTCCTGTTTTGAGTGACATCAACCGTGGAATCTCTGTGCCCAAGTACGGTGCCTGTGCACAACAAGAGAACCGTCGTCCTGCCAGAcgttctgcttttgcttatcACAAGGTTTTGATCCTTGCTTGTTCCTCCGACGACTCTGGTGTCTCGgttggatctgatgagACCCTCAATGAACCCACTATCTGGAAACCCATCGAtattgtttctgaaaaaCCTTATTGTGAACAGTCGAGCGACACCTACTCTGCTCCCGTTgacaatgatgatgacaattGTTCTGAGTGGTCTTTTGAGGCTGGGGACGAGACTGCCTTTACCACCCGCCAAATTGAATCTACCTGGTCCGAGGAAGACACTGAGGCTACCTGGActgcccctgctgcctcctGGGCATTATCTGATTGCCCtattgaagttgatgagaGTGACGCTTCTATTGAGTCTCATGGCGATGTAACATTGGTTGAGTCGCCTTTGGAGACCACTGTCAGCGATTTGGCTGAATCTGAGGAAATCACTCCTGCCAAGGTGGATGAACAAACCCTTGGCACTACTTCTGATGCTCCTGCCCCTATCATCGAGGGTAGTTGTTCTATTGACAGCCTTGTTACTGAGATTATTGCCGTTGCAAATTTGTTCAAGGATTTGCCACAattaattgtttctggtggccTTCAAGCTGACCCAGAGTCGGAGCTTCCCAAGACAGCTCCATTGGCACTATCTAAGTCCATTTCTCACACTTCCTCTGACGATTTGGTCATTCAGGTTGAAAAAGTCGACAAGTCCAAGACaccattgttgttgacaagaGCCAAGGCAAAGCTGACTTCTCTTACAGGTCACGCTGCCCCTATTACAAAATCCACTCTTATGTTTAATGGAGTTCAAGCAGCTACCTATGATACTTCGCTTAGTAGCCAGGAGACCCTCACTatggagaacaagaaatacagACTTGATGGAGGTGCCATTATTAAGGCCCATTCGCCTATGGTCTATCAGAACATCCGCACCCTTTGTGGAATTGATTACCATCAGTTTTTGAACTCGTTTGTTTTGCAGTCtgacttgaccaagactAAATCTCCTGGTAAATCTGGAtccgatttcttgtttactCCTGATGGAAAGTACATTATAAAGACCATCAAACGCAAAGAGCATAACGTCATTGCTAATGCGGAATTTTTGGCCGACTACTACAATCATATTAAGGCCCACCCCAATACTCAGCTTCCTTTCTATCTTGGAAACTACAcccttgttgctgatggaaagaagactcaCTTTATcattatgaagaatttgcttcaGAAGGAGACTCAATTGATCTACGACCTCAAGGGATCGAGCCATGACCGACGTGCTGGACCTAGAAAAGACAATCGTGGTCGTGTAGTGTTCAAGGATCTTGACTGGACTGACAAACGCGAGACTATCTCCATGAGTCGAGAGGACCGAGAAATGTTATTGGTTCAAGTTTCAGAGGATGTCAATTTTTTGAAACGACACAACATCATGGATTATTCATTATTGGTAGGACTTCAGAGTGACACTCGTACTtgtgaacaacaacctgttattggtatgatTGATACCCTCTGCCCCTTTAGTTGGCGCAAGAGAGCGGAAACCACTGTCAAAGGACTGATATTTGGCAGATCTGCTATCGACGTTGTTCACCCTTCGAAGTATGGAGCGAGATTCCTCAATTTCGTACAATCTGCTGTGGTCCCCGGGCCTGGAAGATCAGTGTCTACTCGCTGttaa
- the LEU1 gene encoding 3-isopropylmalate dehydratase LEU1 (Isopropylmalate isomerase; catalyzes the second step in the leucine biosynthesis pathway; GO_component: GO:0009316 - 3-isopropylmalate dehydratase complex [Evidence IEA]; GO_component: GO:0005829 - cytosol [Evidence IDA] [PMID 4355481]; GO_function: GO:0003861 - 3-isopropylmalate dehydratase activity [Evidence IEA,IEA]; GO_function: GO:0003861 - 3-isopropylmalate dehydratase activity [Evidence IMP] [PMID 5724969]; GO_function: GO:0051539 - 4 iron, 4 sulfur cluster binding [Evidence IEA,IEA]; GO_function: GO:0051536 - iron-sulfur cluster binding [Evidence IEA]; GO_function: GO:0016829 - lyase activity [Evidence IEA]; GO_function: GO:0046872 - metal ion binding [Evidence IEA]; GO_process: GO:0009082 - branched-chain amino acid biosynthetic process [Evidence IEA]; GO_process: GO:0008652 - cellular amino acid biosynthetic process [Evidence IEA]; GO_process: GO:0009098 - leucine biosynthetic process [Evidence IEA,IEA,IEA]; GO_process: GO:0009098 - leucine biosynthetic process [Evidence IMP] [PMID 5724969]; GO_process: GO:0009098 - leucine biosynthetic process [Evidence IMP] [PMID 6323436]; GO_process: GO:0008152 - metabolic process [Evidence IEA]) codes for MPSLSQNPQTLYDKVFQDHVVSKEGEDTYLIYIDRHLVHEVTSPQAFEGLKNAGRKVRRTDCTLATVDHNIPTSSRKTYKSIDTFIKEDDSRLQCSTLEQNVKDFGVRYFGLEDSRQGIVHVVGPEQGFTLPGTTVVCGDSHTSTHGAFGALAFGIGTSEVEHVLATQTLLQTKSKNMLINVVGKLNPGITSKDLVLHIIGKIGTAGGTGAVIEFAGEAIRDLSMEARMSMCNMAIEAGARAGMIAPDETTYKYIKGRPLAPSGAEWEKALAYWKTLHTDEGAKFDIEVEIKGSEIIPTVTWGTSPQDALPISGSVPDPTKETDPIRRSGMERALEYMGLTANTPLQDIKIDKVFIGSCTNSRIEDLRLAASVVKGRKKAENVIRAMVVPGSGLVKKQAEREGLDKIFEAAGFEWREAGCSMCLGMNPDILSPKERCASTSNRNFEGRQGAQGRTHLMSPSMAAAAGIDGHLTDVRKYLSTGAESPTIGVESPTKKARVEEQQAPDELEVTEDAPAQSAAHGDLEDTPIATPKAATGIPVFQVEEGVAAPIAKANVDTDAIIPKQFLKTIKRTGLSVGLFYELRFKPQADGTLEKTDFALNVAPWDKAKILVVSGPNFGCGSSREHAPWALGDFGIRAVIAPSFGDIFYNNSLKNGLLPIRIPAEVIIEKLLPISEKGGSLKIDLPNQTISNGEGEILVEHFDIDPFRKDCLVKGLDDIGITLQKEEKIQKYELIRKDKFSFLEAGGAQVVKPVRAGGSKLSNDW; via the coding sequence ATGCCATCACTTAGTCAGAACCCACAGACTCTGTATGATAAGGTCTTTCAAGACCATGTTGTGAGCAAAGAAGGTGAAGATACCtatcttatttatattgaTAGACACCTTGTTCACGAAGTAACGTCTCCACAAGCTTTCGAGGGCCTGAAAAATGCTGGTAGAAAGGTGCGTCGAACCGACTGCACCTTAGCTACTGTGGATCACAACATTCCTACCTCATCTCGTAAAACTTACAAATCCATTGATACTTTTATCAAGGAAGACGATTCCAGATTACAATGTTCTACTCTTGAGCAGAATGTCAAGGACTTTGGTGTTCGCTACTTTGGTTTAGAAGATTCTCGTCAAGGTATTGTGCATGTTGTTGGTCCTGAACAGGGCTTCACTCTTCCTGGTACCACTGTCGTTTGTGGTGACAGTCACACATCTACTCATGGTGCCTTTGGTGCTCTTGCCTTTGGTATTGGTACTTCCGAAGTCGAGCATGTCTTGGCCACTCAAACTCTTTTACAAACAAAATCCAAGAACATGCTTATTAATGTTGTTGGCAAGTTAAACCCTGGCATCACTTCAAAGGATCTTGTTCTGCATATTATTGGTAAAATCGGTACTGCCGGTGGTACTGGAGCTGTTATCGAATTTGCTGGTGAAGCTATTCGTGACCTCTCTATGGAGGCTCGTATGTCCATGTGTAATATGGCCATTGAAGCTGGTGCTCGTGCTGGTATGATTGCTCCAGATGAGACTACTTATAAGTACATCAAGGGTCGTCCTCTTGCTCCTTCTGGTGCTGAATGGGAAAAGGCTCTTGCTTACTGGAAGACCCTTCACACTGATGAGGGTGCTAAATTCGATATCGAGGTTGAGATCAAGGGTTCTGAAATCATCCCAACTGTCACTTGGGGTACCTCTCCTCAAGATGCTCTTCCTATTTCTGGTTCTGTTCCAGATCCTACTAAGGAAACTGATCCTATTAGACGTTCTGGTATGGAGAGAGCTCTTGAATACATGGGATTAACTGCCAACACTCCTCTTCAAGACATCAAAATTGACAAGGTATTTATTGGTTCTTGTACCAACTCTCGTATCGAGGATTTAAGACTGGCTGCTTCTGTTGTCAAGGGACGCAAGAAGGCTGAGAATGTTATTCGTGCTATGGTTGTTCCTGGTTCTGGTCTTGTTAAGAAGCAAGCTGAAAGAGAGGGTCTTGATAAGATTTTCGAGGCTGCTGGTTTTGAATGGAGAGAAGCTGGTTGTTCCATGTGTCTTGGTATGAACCCTGATATTCTTTCTCCCAAGGAGAGATGTGCCTCTACTTCCAACAGAAACTTCGAGGGTCGTCAAGGTGCTCAAGGAAGAACTCACTTGATGTCTCCTTCtatggctgctgctgccggaATTGACGGTCACCTTACGGATGTCCGCAAATACCTTTCTACTGGTGCTGAGTCTCCTACTATTGGTGTCGAGTCTCCTACCAAGAAGGCTCGTGTCGAAGAGCAACAGGCTCCTGATGAGCTCGAGGTCACTGAAGATGCTCCTGCTCAATCTGCTGCTCACGGTGATCTCGAGGACACTCCTATTGCTACTCCCAaggctgctactggtatCCCAGTATTCCAAGTTGAAGAGGGTGTGGCTGCTCCTATAGCCAAGGCTAATGTTGATACCGATGCTATTATCCCCAAGCAATTCTTAAAGACCATCAAACGTACTGGTCTTTCTGTCGGTCTTTTCTACGAACTTCGATTCAAACCCCAGGCAGACGGAACTCTTGAGAAGACTGATTTTGCTCTTAACGTCGCTCCTTGGGACAAGGCCAAGATTCTTGTTGTATCTGGTCCTAACTTTGGCTGTGGTTCGTCTCGTGAGCATGCTCCTTGGGCTCTTGGTGATTTCGGTATCAGAGCTGTTATCGCCCCCTCTTTCGGAGATATTTTCTACAACAACTCTCTCAAGAACGGTCTCCTGCCGATCCGTATCCCTGCTGAGGTAATCATTGAGAAGCTTCTTCCCATCAGTGAAAAGGGTGGTTCTCTCAAGATTGATCTTCCAAACCAAACCATCTCTAACGGTGAGGGTGAGATCCTTGTCGAGCATTTTGACATTGACCCCTTCCGCAAGGACTGTCTCGTCAAGGGTCTTGATGATATCGGAATTACTCTCCAAAAAGAGGAGAAGATCCAAAAGTATGAGTTAATCCGCAAGGACAAGTTCAGCTTCCTTgaggctggtggtgctcAAGTCGTCAAGCCAGTGCGTGCTGGCGGCTCAAAGCTTAGTAATGACTGGTAA
- a CDS encoding Csc1p, producing MTTFAGTADNAPKVEQVEIGHNVRHLGELHEKYNKCLHALEKHLAKYFKHPDKLPSKRPMTRPMKEDREKLKDKVDAINYYLIKLRIYRDQISRTSAEYDTANRSHTEKLPYGFVSYRNQPEAHITAKKANKKSGRVGGALVKLAPRPEDIIWKNILLGKYERANKQWWGNLLFTVLMVAWIVPNAFIGCFLSDLSRIGVLWDNYQIFLDGHPTLFAILQGVLSPIVTSIIFLILPMIMRRMSQWQGKLTKNERERDVANKLYAFFFFNNFFVFTMMSVIWNVVSQVIQYVGSDNHNMSFIQVFNKLQIGEQIATAIINASSFWVMYILKANLGAVLDLLQVFTLFWNSFQKRFLSPTPRELMLLTAPQSFNFSVYYIWVLFYSTIALAFTSIQPIIFPMLTFYLWFDIILKKYSLMYMFVTKAESDGMFWPFIVNRLLFALGVGNIILLAVVWIQGGLALGMAVVPLPFIVIAFKIYLHKKLNPLFFYFIPTENEREAMNHYNGASDSGTIIGSELNTRYRNPIVYRRLPQPMVRAEIRPRLKSVCDVNDDIFNGDDGVPVLGRDSVSAVSQEFEYIGENELDYEQYIQRTEEPLDALDDEDIPTATTGQPYSSNEQKLHPEPVAVELQPYGSTSHAATNVDAGLMPYAPYGESEEPLYPQPYNPYNQSQEYLNPYTSHNANNSHVNLTTYPSYTSGEQVNTSGGVLQDDHDDRYGGEDDNVRLLRNPYQ from the coding sequence ATGACAACGTTTGCAGGTACTGCCGACAATGCACCCAAAGTCGAACAGGTCGAGATTGGTCACAATGTGCGACATCTTGGTGAATTACATGAAAAGTATAACAAGTGTTTGCATGCTTTAGAAAAACATTTGGCAAAGTATTTCAAGCATCCTGACAAGCTACCATCCAAACGGCCAATGACGCGACCAATGAAAGAGGACAGAGAAAAGTTAAAAGATAAAGTCGATGCCATCAACTATTACCTCATTAAACTCAGAATATATAGGGACCAAATTTCCCGAACTTCAGCTGAGTATGATACTGCTAATAGATCTCACACCGAGAAGCTGCCATACGGATTTGTTTCATACCGGAACCAGCCAGAAGCACATATCACTGCCAAAAAGGCCAACAAGAAAAGCGGAAGAGTTGGTGGAGCGCTCGTCAAACTAGCCCCTAGACCAGaagatattatttggaAGAATATCTTGCTTGGCAAATATGAACGGGCGAACAAACAGTGGTGGGGTAATCTTCTGTTCACCGTGCTTATGGTTGCCTGGATCGTACCAAATGCATTTATCGGTTGCTTTTTGTCGGATCTCTCCAGAATCGGCGTTTTATGGGACAACTACCAAATATTCTTAGATGGCCATCCTACTTTGTTCGCTATCCTTCAGGGTGTACTCTCACCAATTGTCACATCGATTATTTTCCTTATCTTGCCCATGATCATGAGAAGAATGTCCCAATGGCAAGGCAAGCTGACAAAGAATGAGCGAGAACGTGATGTGGCCAATAAATTATAtgcatttttctttttcaacaatttcttTGTCTTCACTATGATGAGTGTCATTTGGAACGTTGTCAGTCAAGTGATTCAGTATGTCGGCTCTGATAATCATAACATGAGTTTCATCCAAGTATTCAACAAGCTCCAAATCGGTGAACAAATTGCAACTGCCATTATCAATGCATCATCCTTCTGGGTCATGTATATTTTAAAGGCAAATTTAGGTGCTGTGCTAGACTTGCTCCAGGTATTTACTCTGTTTTGGAACAGTTTTCAAAAGAGATTTTTGTCACCAACTCCTCGTGAACTAATGCTGTTGACAGCTCCTCAAAGCTTCAACTTTTCTGTTTACTATATCTGGGTTCTGTTTTACTCGACGATTGCCCTTGCTTTCACGTCCATCCAGCCTATTATCTTCCCAATGCTCACATTCTATCTGTGGTTTGAcattattttgaaaaagtaCTCGTTGATGTACATGTTCGTCACCAAAGCCGAGAGCGATGGTATGTTCTGGCCGTTTATTGTTAATCGGTTGCTATTTGCTCTGGGTGTAGGTAACATAATTTTGTTGGCAGTGGTATGGATTCAAGGTGGGTTGGCATTGGGTATGGCCGTTGTCCCATTACCATTCATTGTGATTGCCTTCAAAATTTACTTGCATAAAAAGCTGAATCCGCTCTTTTTCTACTTCATTCCTACCGAAAACGAACGAGAGGCTATGAATCATTACAACGGAGCTAGTGATTCTGGTACTATTATTGGATCGGAGCTGAACACTCGGTACAGAAATCCCATTGTCTATAGGCGACTTCCTCAACCTATGGTTCGCGCAGAAATCAGACCAAGACTCAAAAGTGTCTGTGATGTCAATGATGATATCTTCAATGGCGACGATGGAGTTCCAGTTCTGGGTAGGGATTCTGTCTCTGCTGTATCTCAAGAATTTGAGTACATTGGCGAAAATGAGTTGGACTATGAGCAGTACATCCAACGTACTGAAGAACCCTTGGATGCtttggatgatgaggatatCCCTACAGCCACTACCGGGCAGCCTTACTCTAGCAATGAACAGAAACTCCACCCTGAACCTGTCGCTGTAGAACTGCAACCATATGGTAGCACCTCACATGCTGCCACGAACGTTGATGCGGGACTCATGCCATATGCTCCATATGGAGAATCTGAAGAGCCCTTGTATCCCCAACCATACAATCCCTACAATCAGTCTCAGGAGTATCTGAACCCGTACACCTCTCACAACGCCAACAACTCCCACGTGAATTTGACCACGTACCCTTCATACACCAGTGGGGAGCAAGTGAACACCTCAGGTGGTGTTCTCCAAGATGACCATGACGACAGATATGGGGGAGAAGATGATAATGTACGCCTTCTTCGAAACCCATATCAATAA